One part of the Marinobacterium rhizophilum genome encodes these proteins:
- a CDS encoding YqaA family protein yields MTEYLLLFGGAFAAATILPFYSEVYLAVLLAEQPASWGWLWLIATAGNTLGAVVNWWLGLYMLHYRERRWFPVKAGELERAQRWFQRFGVWSLLLAWLPIGGDALTFIGGIMRVRLSLFVLLVGIGKGLRYLVVILFADALLF; encoded by the coding sequence ATGACTGAATATTTGCTGCTGTTTGGCGGGGCCTTTGCCGCTGCCACCATTCTGCCATTTTACTCCGAGGTGTACCTGGCCGTACTGCTGGCCGAGCAGCCCGCCAGCTGGGGCTGGTTGTGGCTTATCGCGACAGCGGGCAACACCCTGGGTGCGGTGGTGAACTGGTGGCTGGGGCTGTACATGCTGCACTATCGCGAGCGCCGCTGGTTTCCCGTCAAGGCCGGTGAGCTTGAGCGGGCGCAGCGCTGGTTTCAGCGCTTTGGCGTCTGGAGTCTGCTGCTGGCCTGGCTACCCATCGGCGGTGATGCACTGACCTTTATCGGCGGCATCATGCGGGTGCGGCTGAGTCTTTTCGTGCTGCTGGTGGGCATCGGCAAGGGGCTGCGTTACCTCGTCGTTATCCTGTTTGCCGATGCCCTGCTGTTTTGA
- a CDS encoding amidoligase family protein → MPDPGSLQHLTCEGHERRVGVEIELAGIELDDIARCIQTVFGGRVERVSVCEQRVVGTEFGRFSLELDLRYLKQLGREQSHGHSSELENLATEALAAVASNLVPFEIVCPPIPFSRLDGLETLVQELREAGALGTHGAARYAFGVHFNPELPALDSGTLVRYLKAYLCLHDWLSVREQAALVRRLSPFIQPFSREYCERVLQPDYWPDQAGLIRDYLAANPSRNRALDWLPLLAHLDPAAVKRAVPEDKVNARPTLHYRLPNSDIDNPDWHLLDAWHDWQQVEALVQDPARLESLCGNYLAHLRRPLPDWIAPWSEKVELWLADPS, encoded by the coding sequence GGTCGGCGTCGAGATCGAGCTGGCGGGCATTGAACTGGACGATATTGCCCGCTGCATTCAGACCGTGTTTGGCGGGCGGGTCGAGCGGGTATCGGTGTGCGAGCAGCGGGTGGTGGGCACCGAGTTTGGCCGTTTCAGCCTGGAGCTGGATTTGCGCTACCTCAAGCAGCTCGGGCGTGAACAGAGCCATGGTCATAGCAGCGAGCTGGAGAATCTGGCCACCGAGGCGCTGGCAGCTGTCGCCAGTAACCTGGTGCCCTTTGAGATCGTCTGCCCGCCGATTCCCTTTTCCCGCCTGGATGGACTTGAAACGCTGGTGCAGGAACTGCGCGAGGCGGGCGCCCTGGGCACGCATGGTGCCGCGCGCTACGCCTTCGGTGTCCACTTCAATCCCGAGCTGCCTGCGCTCGACAGCGGCACCCTGGTGCGTTACCTCAAGGCCTATCTGTGTTTGCATGACTGGCTGAGCGTGCGCGAACAGGCCGCGCTGGTGCGCCGCCTGAGCCCTTTCATTCAACCCTTTTCGCGGGAATACTGCGAGCGGGTACTGCAGCCTGATTACTGGCCGGATCAGGCGGGCCTGATCCGCGACTACCTGGCTGCAAACCCCTCGCGCAACCGTGCGCTGGACTGGCTGCCGTTGCTGGCGCACCTGGACCCGGCGGCGGTGAAGCGGGCGGTGCCGGAAGACAAGGTCAATGCGCGGCCAACGCTGCACTATCGTCTGCCCAACTCCGACATCGACAATCCCGACTGGCACCTGCTGGATGCCTGGCACGATTGGCAACAGGTCGAAGCCCTGGTGCAGGACCCTGCACGGCTGGAGTCGCTGTGCGGCAACTACCTGGCCCATCTGCGGCGGCCACTGCCGGACTGGATAGCACCCTGGTCAGAAAAGGTGGAGCTGTGGCTGGCCGACCCCTCATAG
- a CDS encoding gamma-glutamyl-gamma-aminobutyrate hydrolase family protein, producing MAGRPLIGVTGPDGRLVVAWWASCLAIWLAGGRALRLTPSGYLKHSHDRLQGLIIGGGDDIDPSLYGGHDDGRAPIDPERDRFEIDMIEHALHTRLPLLGICRGAQLINVVLGGSLYGDIRGLRRRTSNFRTPLPRKTALTAHPGVLHRVLGSNRWRINSLHHQAIERLGQGLVVAARDLDNFVQAVECEQGRLILGVQWHPEYLPYLAVQRRLFRHLIDCARASTPESLDDD from the coding sequence GTGGCTGGCCGACCCCTCATAGGCGTTACCGGCCCCGATGGCAGGCTTGTCGTTGCCTGGTGGGCCAGTTGCCTGGCAATCTGGCTGGCAGGTGGCCGGGCACTGCGCCTGACGCCCTCTGGATACCTGAAACACAGCCATGATCGACTGCAGGGGCTCATTATCGGTGGCGGGGATGACATAGACCCGTCGCTTTACGGCGGTCATGATGACGGCCGGGCACCGATTGATCCCGAACGGGACCGGTTTGAGATCGACATGATCGAACATGCCCTGCACACGCGCCTGCCGCTGCTGGGAATCTGTCGCGGTGCTCAGCTGATCAATGTGGTCTTGGGGGGCTCGCTGTACGGTGATATTCGCGGCTTGCGCCGCCGGACCTCCAACTTTCGTACCCCGCTGCCTCGAAAAACCGCGCTGACGGCGCACCCGGGTGTGCTGCACCGGGTGCTGGGGAGCAATCGCTGGCGCATCAACAGTCTGCACCACCAGGCCATTGAACGGTTGGGGCAGGGTCTGGTCGTGGCAGCAAGGGACCTGGATAACTTTGTGCAGGCCGTGGAGTGCGAGCAGGGCCGCCTGATCCTGGGGGTGCAGTGGCATCCGGAATACCTGCCGTATCTCGCGGTGCAGCGGCGTCTGTTTCGTCATCTGATCGACTGCGCCAGGGCCAGTACGCCTGAATCTCTTGATGACGACTAA